TCATCAAAGTTATACTCGCTATGATACTCATCTTCGCTCAAACCTCATCCCTGATACTTGATAGTAAATCACTTCCCCTCTCCTTTCGATTACCGCTAAAATCATATCCTTCCCCATCCTCGAAACCTGAGTTACCATCTGGCTCAAATCTTTTAAACTCATCTCCCTCCCCTCATTCAACCCAGATACCAGGTACTTGGCGGGCTTTGACCCATAGGTACCTCTTTCATAAACTCTAAAATCTACTCCAAAACCAAAACCCCCTTTTGCCACATACCCTCTACTTCTTAAATCTCGATAGATCAAGAACCTTGTCCACGCATTCGGATCCTTCTTCAACGAATAATCTACAAACTCATCGAAGCTAATATCCTTCCCTCCCTTGCTAACCTTCAGCTTATTGATGTAGAGAAGATAAAGTACTTCATAATCCTCGAGTCTAAGCTTCCCCCCTTCCTCTTCACCATAGCCACGATTCTTGAGCTCTTGTATTGCATTCGGATCATCGATGATCACACCTTTCTTTAAAAGCCGTCCTGAATAAATGGGTAGGGCCTCTTCGCTCATGCCGCCATGCCATATATAGATAAAAGTGCTTTAAATGATTCTCCAATCTTTTACACATATTCTAAATAGGTTGTGATCGAATATAATAAAATTGACAAATTCTTTAAACGATTCTTAACAACACACTTAAAAGTTAGAGAAACGTTTCTCTCTATGTTGCAAGAGGTAGGCATAGTGCTTCATCAATCGAGGAGTGGAAGGTTGATTCTGAAGGCATTAACGAAGGTCGAACCGGGCTCTATACTCGTCGATTCTAAAGGCAAGAAGGTCGCTAAGGTCGTAGAGATGATCGGGCCCGTCAATTCACCTTACATCTCAACGATTCCACTTACTGATAGAGTCAATAAGTTAATAGGTAGTAAATTGTATGTTTCTAAGGTCGTGAAGAAGGTGTAAAGATGCAAAAAGATTCAAATGATTTAGATATTACATCGTGCCCTTCATGCCAGAAGTCTCTTGTTGAAGATCGTGAGAAGGGCGAATTTGTCTGCCCATACTGTGGATTCGTAGTTAAAGGGAAGGTCGAGGATCAGGGGCCGGGGTGGAAGGCGATCGATCTAGAAGATAAGCAGAGGCGAGTACACGTGGGCTCGCCAAGAACCTTAGGTCTGCACGACTATGGTTTGACTACAGAAATCGGGAATAATATAGGAGAATCCTATGGGAATGGTTTAGATCCTTACATGCGTATGAGTATCAATAAGATGAAGAAATGGCATACGAGAGTAAGAGTTTTGACGGCCGAGGAGAGGGGGCTTTCGATCGTACTTTCAAAGATGAATGAAATCTGTTCAATCCTTAACCTACCCAAAACGGTCTTTGAAACCGCAGCCCATATATACCGTACGGCCATGAAGATGAAGGTTGCGAAGAGCAAATCGATCATAGGTATGAGTTGTGCATCGATCTATCTTGCATGTAGAAAGTGTAACGTTGGGAGGACCTTGAAGGAGATCGCCCACGCTGCGAATATTGACGAGAAGGTATTGGCAAAGTACTATCGATTCGTTTTAAAGGAAGTAGAGAAAGAATACATACCACCTCTCTCTATAGAGAGATACATATCGAAGTTTACGAATATGGCGAAGATCGATCCGAAGGTGGAGAGGCTCGCGCTATTTCTCGCTGCCCAAACGAAAGATAGTAAGATTTCTAGTGGGAAGACCCCTGTAGGTTTAGCGGCCGCCTATGTTTACATGTCATCGGTCTTGCTTGGTGAATATCTTCCCCAAAGAGATATAGCCGATGTGGCAGGAGTGACCGAAGTAACGGTGAGGAATAGATGTCGTGAAATACTAG
This DNA window, taken from Nitrososphaerales archaeon, encodes the following:
- the endA gene encoding tRNA-intron lyase is translated as MSEEALPIYSGRLLKKGVIIDDPNAIQELKNRGYGEEEGGKLRLEDYEVLYLLYINKLKVSKGGKDISFDEFVDYSLKKDPNAWTRFLIYRDLRSRGYVAKGGFGFGVDFRVYERGTYGSKPAKYLVSGLNEGREMSLKDLSQMVTQVSRMGKDMILAVIERRGEVIYYQVSGMRFERR
- a CDS encoding Gar1/Naf1 family protein — encoded protein: MLQEVGIVLHQSRSGRLILKALTKVEPGSILVDSKGKKVAKVVEMIGPVNSPYISTIPLTDRVNKLIGSKLYVSKVVKKV
- a CDS encoding transcription factor IIB; translation: MQKDSNDLDITSCPSCQKSLVEDREKGEFVCPYCGFVVKGKVEDQGPGWKAIDLEDKQRRVHVGSPRTLGLHDYGLTTEIGNNIGESYGNGLDPYMRMSINKMKKWHTRVRVLTAEERGLSIVLSKMNEICSILNLPKTVFETAAHIYRTAMKMKVAKSKSIIGMSCASIYLACRKCNVGRTLKEIAHAANIDEKVLAKYYRFVLKEVEKEYIPPLSIERYISKFTNMAKIDPKVERLALFLAAQTKDSKISSGKTPVGLAAAYVYMSSVLLGEYLPQRDIADVAGVTEVTVRNRCREILENFHVKQILKPIRDE